CATTGGAGTTGTCACGGTTGTCGCCCATCATGAAGTAGTGCCCGGCCGGCACTTTCCATTCGGTGTCAGGCGGCGAGCGGTAGCGGCTCATTTCCTTGCGGATCTGGTGCTCTACCGCGCCGAGTTTTTCCTGATACAGCTCTGCACTGCCAAGGGTATTCGGCTCGGTGCCGATCAACTTCTCGGCGACCGACTCACCATTGACGAACAGGCGCTTGTCACTGGTGTAGCGAATCACGTCGCCCGGCAGGCCCACGACACGTTTGATGTAGTTGACGTTCGGGTCGCTTGGGTAGCGGAACACCATCACGTCGCCGCGCTGCGGGTCACCGACCGGAATGACTTTCTTGTCGAGCACCGGCAGGCGGATCCCGTAGGAAAACTTGTTCACCAGGATGAAGTCGCCCACGTCCAGGGTGGGTTTCATCGAGCCCGAAGGGATCTGAAACGGCTCCACCAGGAACGAACGCAGCACCAGCACGATGAACAACACCGGGAAGAACGACTTGCCGTATTCAACCAGCAAAGGCTCTTTGTTCAGTTTCTCGATCGCCACCGCATCGGGCTGGCTGACGCTGCCCTGATACGAGGCGATAGCCGCCCGCCGACGCGGGGCGAAGAACACCAGATCGAGCAACGCCAGGAGACCGCAAACGGCAACGGCGATGACCAGCAACAGCGGGAAATTTAGTGACATAGGACCTAACTATCCAACCTGAGCACTGCAAGGAAGGCTTCTTGTGGAATTTCCACGTTGCCCACTTGCTTCATGCGTTTTTTACCGGCCTTTTGCTTCTCAAGCAGCTTGCGCTTACGGCTTACGTCACCGCCGTAGCATTTGGCCAGTACGTTCTTTCTGAGTGCCTTGACGGAGGTCCGAGCAATGATCTGCCCGCCAATGGCGGCCTGGATCGCGACGTCGAACATCTGGCGCGGAATCAGTTCTTTCATCTTTTCGGTCAACTGGCGACCTTTGTAGTGCGCGTTGTC
The window above is part of the Pseudomonas sp. KBS0710 genome. Proteins encoded here:
- the lepB gene encoding signal peptidase I; translated protein: MSLNFPLLLVIAVAVCGLLALLDLVFFAPRRRAAIASYQGSVSQPDAVAIEKLNKEPLLVEYGKSFFPVLFIVLVLRSFLVEPFQIPSGSMKPTLDVGDFILVNKFSYGIRLPVLDKKVIPVGDPQRGDVMVFRYPSDPNVNYIKRVVGLPGDVIRYTSDKRLFVNGESVAEKLIGTEPNTLGSAELYQEKLGAVEHQIRKEMSRYRSPPDTEWKVPAGHYFMMGDNRDNSNDSRYWDDPNIPKDLLGMVPDENIVGKAFAVWMSWPEPKLSHLPNFSRVGLIK